In one Streptomyces marincola genomic region, the following are encoded:
- a CDS encoding LysR family transcriptional regulator, with protein MQLGWLRTFVTVYRLGSFTKAAQQLGLSQPAVTHQVRNLERELGRPLFERLPKGVRPTAAAESLVRDVQGPIDSLNGIVGRYRSGRPGDQPLHVGGPAELMTSRVIPAISDLIGEGMHFRLAFGLADDLLSDLADRRLDLVISTVRPRIRGIASTPLVDEEFALLASVELARTLPTERLKAEGPGVLDAYPLLAYSESLPIIRRYWLSVFGVRPNAVPPLIVPDLRGVLSAVKSSAGLSVLPTYLCAEELAQGEVVPLLEPDIPPINTFYLAVRQGELGRADLAVLHGHLLLKARLWA; from the coding sequence ATGCAGCTCGGCTGGTTACGCACGTTCGTCACGGTCTACCGGCTCGGCTCGTTCACCAAGGCGGCCCAGCAACTGGGCCTGTCCCAGCCGGCCGTGACCCACCAGGTGCGCAATCTCGAACGGGAGCTGGGCCGGCCGCTGTTCGAGAGACTGCCGAAGGGCGTGCGGCCCACCGCCGCCGCGGAGAGTCTCGTCCGCGACGTGCAGGGCCCCATCGACAGCCTCAACGGCATCGTCGGCCGCTACCGCAGCGGGCGGCCCGGCGACCAGCCGCTGCATGTGGGCGGCCCCGCGGAACTGATGACCAGCCGCGTGATTCCCGCGATCAGCGACCTCATCGGTGAGGGCATGCACTTCAGGCTCGCCTTCGGGCTCGCCGACGACCTGCTGAGCGACCTCGCCGACCGCCGCCTCGACCTCGTGATCTCCACCGTCCGCCCCCGGATCCGGGGCATCGCGTCGACCCCGCTGGTCGACGAGGAGTTCGCCCTGCTGGCCTCCGTCGAACTGGCCCGCACCCTGCCGACAGAACGCCTCAAGGCCGAGGGGCCCGGCGTTCTGGACGCCTACCCACTGCTCGCCTACTCCGAGTCGCTGCCCATCATCCGCAGGTACTGGCTGTCCGTCTTCGGCGTGCGCCCCAACGCGGTGCCCCCGCTGATCGTGCCCGACCTGCGGGGCGTGCTCTCCGCGGTGAAGTCGTCCGCCGGGCTCTCGGTGCTGCCGACCTACCTGTGTGCCGAGGAACTCGCACAGGGCGAGGTCGTACCGCTGCTCGAACCCGACATCCCGCCGATCAACACCTTCTACCTCGCCGTGCGCCAAGGTGAGTTGGGCAGAGCGGACTTGGCCGTCCTGCACGGCCACCTGCTGCTCAAAGCGCGGTTGTGGGCCTGA
- a CDS encoding type 1 glutamine amidotransferase domain-containing protein — protein MPKKVLFALTSHGDLGDTGRRTGFYVPEVAHPADVFRRAGFEIAYVSVSGGAPPQDGIDPEDAVVAEFLADPGTRRALAATPTPAQLDPADYDVIYFAGGHGTMWDFPESAELAGLAAGVYERGGVVAAVCHGPAALVNVKLTNGSYLVAGKQVASFTDDEEEAVGLTSVVPFLLETALVERGAKHTKAPNFAPHAVADQRLVTGQNPASAAQVAELAVAELAAARTGAA, from the coding sequence ATGCCCAAAAAGGTTCTCTTCGCGCTCACCAGCCACGGCGACCTCGGCGACACCGGCCGCAGGACCGGGTTCTACGTGCCCGAGGTCGCGCACCCCGCGGACGTGTTCCGCAGGGCCGGTTTCGAGATCGCCTACGTCTCGGTCAGCGGCGGCGCCCCGCCGCAGGACGGCATCGACCCGGAGGACGCGGTCGTGGCCGAGTTCCTGGCCGACCCCGGGACGCGCCGGGCCCTGGCCGCCACGCCGACCCCGGCGCAGCTCGACCCCGCGGACTACGACGTCATCTACTTCGCCGGCGGCCACGGCACGATGTGGGACTTCCCCGAGTCGGCCGAGCTGGCCGGGCTCGCGGCGGGGGTGTACGAGCGGGGCGGCGTCGTCGCCGCGGTCTGCCACGGCCCGGCGGCCCTGGTCAACGTCAAGCTCACGAACGGTTCTTACCTGGTGGCGGGCAAGCAGGTCGCGTCGTTCACGGACGACGAGGAGGAAGCCGTCGGGCTGACCTCGGTCGTGCCCTTCCTGCTGGAGACCGCCCTGGTCGAGCGCGGCGCCAAGCACACCAAGGCGCCCAACTTCGCACCCCACGCGGTCGCCGACCAGCGCCTGGTGACGGGCCAGAACCCGGCGTCGGCCGCGCAGGTGGCCGAACTCGCCGTGGCGGAACTCGCGGCGGCCCGCACCGGCGCCGCCTGA